Proteins found in one Flavobacterium channae genomic segment:
- a CDS encoding acyloxyacyl hydrolase: MKKTLLLFCLSFFYSFSQEKESTYFDVQFFRGNVIKHTEDVGHLISGHPDGFMLSYNWKTFGKKEWQQVYNYPDYGISFHYLDFKNQYLGYNVALGLHYNFYFFNRNLMFRISQGIGMTSNPYDKVTNNKNNAFGTKVMDNTYFMLQYKKENLFNRIGFQAGFMLTHFSNGRFKAPNSGINTIALNVGLNYNLTNEKQEFIVDSLPSRASYRERIKYNIAFRTGISEGPIPHLGQRQFYHIGLYADKRFGRKSALQLGTDIFFSRYLKDYIEFVSVAFPPGHESYTEPGTDYKRVGLFVGHELFINKLSIETQFGYYVYKPFKYETNLYQRLGVKYYIYKNIFTGVGLKAHGGRAEAAELSLGIRL; this comes from the coding sequence ATGAAAAAAACACTACTTCTTTTTTGTTTGTCTTTTTTTTATTCTTTTTCCCAAGAAAAAGAAAGCACCTATTTTGATGTGCAATTTTTTAGAGGGAATGTTATTAAACATACTGAAGATGTCGGACACTTAATTTCTGGCCATCCAGATGGTTTTATGTTGAGTTATAACTGGAAAACTTTTGGTAAAAAAGAATGGCAGCAGGTTTATAATTATCCAGATTATGGCATTTCATTTCATTATTTAGACTTTAAAAATCAATATTTAGGGTATAATGTTGCTTTAGGATTACATTATAATTTTTACTTTTTTAATCGAAATTTAATGTTTCGAATTTCTCAAGGAATTGGTATGACATCAAATCCTTATGATAAAGTAACCAACAATAAAAACAATGCTTTTGGAACAAAAGTAATGGACAACACCTACTTTATGTTGCAATACAAAAAAGAAAACCTTTTTAATCGAATAGGATTTCAAGCTGGCTTTATGTTAACCCATTTTTCAAACGGTAGATTTAAAGCGCCAAATAGTGGAATCAATACAATAGCTTTAAATGTTGGTTTAAATTATAATCTAACAAACGAAAAACAAGAATTTATTGTTGATTCATTGCCATCAAGAGCATCTTATAGAGAAAGAATCAAATACAATATTGCATTTAGAACTGGAATTTCCGAAGGACCCATTCCTCATTTAGGCCAACGTCAGTTTTATCATATTGGTTTATATGCCGATAAGAGATTTGGAAGAAAAAGTGCATTACAACTTGGAACTGATATTTTCTTTTCAAGATATTTAAAAGATTATATCGAATTTGTGTCTGTTGCGTTTCCACCAGGTCATGAATCATATACGGAACCAGGTACTGATTATAAACGAGTAGGTTTATTTGTAGGTCACGAATTGTTTATAAACAAATTATCTATTGAAACGCAATTTGGATACTATGTTTATAAGCCATTTAAATATGAAACAAACCTATATCAAAGACTCGGAGTAAAATATTATATTTACAAAAATATTTTCACAGGTGTTGGTTTAAAAGCCCATGGAGGAAGAGCTGAAGCTGCAGAACTATCTTTAGGAATAAGATTATAA